A single genomic interval of Acidovorax sp. 1608163 harbors:
- a CDS encoding TRAP transporter substrate-binding protein produces the protein MTHQLLRQARQWAAPLALGLACVVAPASAQTKLRAWNIHPDGYPVTEAMKSFADQVNKGTQGRYQIEVFSNATLGDQPKAVQMLKSGEIDLAEFSSGPLSDAVPGIKVLNLPFLFTDSAHMFRHLDGKLGERFASNLKGAGFVVLGWYDGGARSFYCAGRSPNNLRDLAGASIRVQQSEIYIEMVKLLDAKPVPLPFKEVMAGFEKGTIDCAENNMPSYEATGHYKVAKNVYVTNHVVSPEALVVSAALWGKLSEADRKVFQDAGGKSALLMRELWNKRVAQAQETTAKQGAQFVRVKDVSPFVRRMSPLYGKYMNDPTTREELLSIIANK, from the coding sequence ATGACACACCAACTGCTGCGGCAGGCCCGCCAATGGGCGGCCCCGCTGGCGCTGGGCCTGGCCTGCGTCGTGGCGCCTGCCAGCGCGCAAACCAAGCTGCGGGCCTGGAATATTCACCCCGACGGCTACCCCGTGACCGAGGCGATGAAGAGCTTTGCCGACCAGGTGAACAAGGGCACGCAGGGGCGCTACCAGATCGAGGTGTTCTCCAACGCCACGCTGGGCGACCAGCCCAAGGCCGTGCAGATGCTCAAGAGCGGCGAGATCGATCTGGCCGAGTTCAGCTCGGGCCCACTGTCCGACGCGGTGCCGGGCATCAAGGTGCTGAACCTGCCGTTTCTGTTCACCGACTCGGCCCACATGTTCCGCCACCTGGACGGCAAGCTGGGCGAGCGCTTTGCCTCCAACCTCAAAGGCGCTGGCTTTGTGGTGCTGGGCTGGTACGACGGCGGGGCGCGCTCGTTTTACTGCGCTGGCCGCAGCCCGAACAATCTGCGCGATCTGGCGGGGGCTTCCATCCGGGTGCAGCAGTCGGAGATTTACATTGAAATGGTCAAGCTGCTGGACGCCAAGCCCGTGCCGCTGCCCTTCAAAGAGGTGATGGCCGGATTTGAAAAGGGCACCATCGACTGCGCCGAGAACAACATGCCGTCGTACGAGGCGACGGGCCATTACAAGGTCGCCAAAAACGTGTACGTGACCAACCACGTGGTCTCGCCCGAGGCGCTGGTGGTGTCGGCCGCGCTGTGGGGCAAGCTGTCAGAGGCCGACCGCAAGGTCTTTCAAGACGCCGGTGGCAAATCAGCCCTGCTGATGCGCGAGCTGTGGAACAAGCGCGTGGCCCAGGCGCAGGAGACCACGGCCAAGCAGGGTGCGCAGTTTGTGCGGGTCAAGGACGTATCGCCCTTCGTGCGCCGCATGTCGCCGCTGTACGGCAAGTACATGAACGATCCCACCACGCGCGAAGAGCTGCTCAGCATCATCGCCAACAAGTGA